In the Cololabis saira isolate AMF1-May2022 chromosome 7, fColSai1.1, whole genome shotgun sequence genome, one interval contains:
- the shisa3 gene encoding protein shisa-3 homolog, with the protein MVRCLLRCLLLGYLTWNLRISDAQGEYCHGWLDSNGNYHDGFQCPEDFDTMDATVCCGSCSLRYCCAAADARLDQGVCTNDRELDDTQFAAQPVYVPFLMVGSIFVAFVIVGSLVAVYCCTCLRPKQPTQQPIRFSLRSCQGETIPMILTTAAPSLRAPSRQSSTATTSSSSAGGGSSMRRFSLGGPHQHPQQQHPQQQQQQQQQQHQGCLVSATISSSASTPSQTSQTLPPPPPPPYTSPPAALTGGVQHSLSPAHTQLQLHQPPHPAQATGFLLPQQYFFPLQPDAFTATKGFADFGQS; encoded by the exons ATGGTGCGCTGCCTGCTGCGCTGCCTGCTGCTGGGATATCTGACCTGGAATCTGCGGATCTCGGACGCTCAGGGGGAATACTGCCATGGCTGGCTGGACTCTAATGGGAATTATCACGACGGCTTCCAGTGTCCGGAGGACTTTGACACCATGGACGCCACCGTGTGCTGCGGCTCGTGCTCGCTGCGCTACTGCTGCGCGGCCGCGGACGCGCGCCTGGACCAGGGCGTCTGCACCAACGACCGGGAGCTGGACGACACCCAGTTTGCAGCAC AGCCCGTCTACGTTCCCTTCCTGATGGTGGGCAGCATATTCGTGGCCTTCGTCATCGTGGGCTCGCTGGTGGCGGTGTACTGCTGCACCTGCCTGCGGCCCAAGCAGCCGACCCAGCAGCCCATCCGCTTCTCCCTGCGCAGTTGCCAGGGCGAGACCATCCCCATGATCCTCACCACGGCCGCCCCCAGCCTGCGCGCCCCGTCCCGGCAGTCCAGCACGGCCACCACCAGCTCCAGCTCGGCCGGCGGGGGCAGCTCCATGCGGAGGTTTTCCCTGGGGGGTCCTCATCAGCatccgcagcagcagcatccgcagcagcagcagcagcagcagcagcagcagcatcagggcTGCCTGGTGTCCGCCACCATCTCCTCCTCAGCCTCCACCCCCAGCCAGACCTCACAGACTCTGCCTCCGCCGCCCCCTCCCCCCTACACGTCCCCCCCAGCAGCCCTGACGGGAGGCGTCCAGCACTCGCTGTCGCCCGCCCACACccagctgcagctgcaccaGCCTCCTCACCCGGCTCAGGCCACCGGCTTCCTGCTGCCCCAGCAGTACTTCTTCCCCCTGCAGCCCGACGCCTTCACAGCGACCAAGGGCTTCGCCGACTTCGGACAGAGCTGA